The nucleotide window TTGAATAACTCGGAATCGGCCACCAGTCTCTCGGTACGTCCGAGTCGACCCGGCGTCAGGCCATCCGTATTGACCGGAACCGGGTCAAGAATTGTCTCTGTAACGGATTTCACAGACCTAACGCGCACAATCGCGGGCTCCACAGGGTGACAATTCTCGGATATCGTCGCGACACTCGACGAGGTCTGTTTGTCGAGGATCGCACCAGACGACACAAACCGGTCGGCGACTAACACCACCTATGATCGAATCGCTGTTCCGGATCGACGTCGCGCTGTTCGTTCTCATCGGCGTCCTCGGCGGCGCACACTGCATCGGGATGTGCGGTCCGCTCGTCACGATGTACTCGAAACAGATGACGCCGCAGCCGGACGGCGGAACCGCGACGGTCAACGACGGACGGGCCGGGCATCTCACGACCTACGAAGTTCGACAGCACTTCCTGTTCAACGTCGGCCGAGCGACGACGTACGCGATTCTCGGGGCGGGCTTCGGTGCGCTCGGGAGCGTCGTGTTCGTTACCGCCGACCAGCTGACGCCGGTCGCCGACCTCCTGCGCGGTACCGTCGGCCTCGCGGTGGGCGGATTCATCGTGGCGACGGGAGTTCGGTACGTTATCGGGGGGAGTGGCGGCGATATTCGCATACCGGGCGTCCAGCGCGTGACGTCGTGGCTCGCGGCGCGAGTTCACCGTCACGTGAACAGCCCGAGTATCGTCGGTCTCGGTGCCGTCCACGCGTTTCTCCCCTGTCCGATGCTGTATCCCGCGTACCTGTTCGCCTTCGCGAGCGGTTCCCCGACGACCGGCGGGATCGCTCTCGGTGCCCTCGGTGTCGGAACGATCCCGGCCGTCTTCCTCTACGGAACCGTCATCCAGTCTATCGACGTCGCCCACCGGCGTCGCGTCCATCGCCTGCTCGGTGTCGTGTTCGTCGTCTTAGGGTACGTCCTGTTCGCACACGGACTGATGGCGCTCGGCGTCCATCTCCCGCACCCGATGTTCCCCCACTACCAGCCGCTCGGCGGGATGTGACACTGACACGTTCTGCGGGTCGCTCGCTCTACTGGGGAGACGGCGTTCGACGGCCGCACCAGAATGGTATTCGGTACGTGGGCGAACGGTAACGTATGGATCTCAAGTTCAATCAGCGGTCAGTGTCGCGTCGACACGCTGTTCACGCGATCGGTCTAGGAGCTACGATGGGTCTCGCCGGTTGTCTCGGTAGCTCTGCCGAGTCGACTCCCGAACCGGTAGATCTGTCGGGACAAAAAACGGACTACCAAGGCGGAATGGTGATCGGAGACCACGGTGGACCGAACGGACAGATCTTCTACGCCGACACACAGCCGGAACCCAAACAGGGACCTGCCGAGGACGCTGAAGAGACAGCGTACCTCGCTTGGTTCCACACGCTCGCACACGGGCTCTTTCCGTATCACTTCGACATGGTGGATGACGGTGCGGAGGCGACCGCAATCTACGTTACGGACTACTCTCGCGTAAACTGGGAGATCCCTGAAGGAACTGAACGGAAGAAGATGCCAGCGCCGACCGCACCGGAGACCTTTGCGGATGCGACTGATCTCACCTACGCCGTCGAAACGGACGTGATGGGGGGAATGGGTCCGGACCTACTGCCGTTCTCTGACAGTGATGAAGCCGAAACGTTCGCGAATAATCACGGTGGGCGCACTCTCGGGTACGACGATATTGACAGATCACTCGTTGAGGGGATCCAAATGACTGGGATGAAGTAGGTCTGCCTCTTCACCCCGATCTCCACCTCAGCAATCCTATGAACGGTTTTGATAGCCAAGCTTGTGATGAGCATCCGCAAATGCGCTCTTTGTGCGAAGCGTACAAATTCGGGATCGCCATCCGGAACGAACTCGGAGGATCGGACCTCGTCACTGCGTTCGAGAGCCTCGACCACTCGATTGACGCGATCGAAGACGAGTATCCAGCGTGGCATCCTGCGCCACTCTCCTTTCGTGCGATGGTCTTTTCGTCTGTGTTCATGGAGATCACGGGCGATTCGTACGCCGAGTTCACTCGACGACTTACACGGCAACCAGAAGTAGCCAGTATTCTCGGCTTCAGCCGAGTGCCAGACGAATCAGCCTTCTCGCGGGCGTGGCGGAACCGGTTCAACGACACGACCCACGAATATGTCCACGCCACCGCCAACTTCGTTGTCAAAGAGGTCCACGATCGCAACATCCTAGCGCCCGAGGTTCGGCCAAAGGCAGAGATCGTCGACGATACTGAGGAATCCGCAGACTCAGTAGAAGACGAATCCTTCTCACAGGAGAAAATCGGCCAGATGACGCGCCTCGCACGCGACCACGCCTTCGGTCACTTCGACTCTGGCCGGGCCTCAAACGCCTCTTATGAGGACACACAATTCTTCGAGTTACAGACGTTCATGGGAATGGTCCGCTGTGGCACCGCCCAAGGAGCGACTCGCTTCCAGTATCGGCGGGGCAAAGAGTACGGTCCCCACGGAGATACCCACCTCCGAGCAGTCAAGCAGTTTGATCCCGAAGAGCTCGTGAATAGTTTTAACGAGACGATAGATCGCTTGCTTTCCGTGATCGCCTCTGAAGCATCGTTCCGGCGACCAGTCACTGCCGCGATCGACATCACCACCATTCCCTATTACGGAGAGGTCGAGGGAATGCCGATGGTCAGCGGGACAAAAGACAAAGACGGTCGAGCGTTCAAATTCGCCACACTCTCAATCATTGGACAGAATATCCCGCTCGTTCTCGCCGTTGAGCCGGTCCGAGAGAGCTCCGAGTGGGATGGAAACCCGTCGAATCAGATTCATCGTACTGTGCGACAGCTCGTTCGACGAGCGAAGGAGCATGTTCCAATCGAGACAGTGCTGTGTGATCGAGAGTTTGACTCGACACAAGTGTTCCAGACACTCTCAAACCTGGATGTGAACTACCTCATTCCGAAGCGGGTCTCCAGCTCCGAACGGGATGTACTCGAACAAATGGAGGAAGACGACCAAGAGGTGGCTGTTGAGTCAGCTTCTGTCCATGTGGAATCTGGATCGCATCCAATGCGGCTGCTGTACGTGCCGTCGACGAGTGGGGAGGGGACAGCCGTCTTCGCGACGAATCTCCAAGTGGGACCCGACGAGGCCGAGGCGTTCTGTAAACGGTACAGTCGCCGGTGGCAGATCGAGAGTGAGTACAAATCAATCAAAGGTGACTTTCTCGCCAAGACCTCCTCGAAAGACTACCGCGTTCGCCTGTTCTACTTCGTGTTCGCGGTCCTCCTGTACAATATCTGGCGGCTCACCGACTTCTTGCTGAAAGCGGACGTCGACGGCGAGATGGACTACGCACCCGTACTTACCGCAGGTGAGTGTGTTGAACTCGTTGCCTCGGCGTTGATTCCACACGACTAACCGGCTGATCCCCCACTAAGCTCACCGTTTGGGAGTGGCAACCCTATTCAGGAGCGACAAAATTCACGCAATTTCGCCCGTTCGTCCGGTAGATACGGCCAGCAGGGATTTGATTGGTGATTGATCGATGAGATGCGCCACAAATAGATGCTAATTCGATCTGAAACTGGCCTATCCTCCGAAACTGTGAACACCCTCGAAACGGAATTTGATATCGCGAAATATAATTTATAGCTGCCTTCGGACCGCAGCTGTCGACGGTTCGATCGGGACGGAATCCGCGACTGATCGGCCGTTTTATCGCCCGACGGCATCAGGCTCGGGTATGACAGACGCGGACGCCTCGGCCGACCTCGGCTCGACGATCGGTGCCCTCACGGTCGCGTTCCTGCTCGTCACGGCCGTCGCGGGGACGCTGCTCGGCTTCAACTGGACGCAGGCCGTGCTGATCGGCGGGTTCGCCGGCTTCATGGCCGTCGTCTCGGCGTGGGTGACCGCCCGGCGGGCGGACGGCGACTGAGTCGGTCGCCACCCCGAGTTCGACACCCGTAAGCGATTCTCACGAGTGAGAGGTCGGACGGAGGATTTTATACCCACTCGGCGTCGATATCTGGCAATGCGCTTCAGTCGCGACCGTCGGGGCCAGTCGGTCGTGGTCGGGACGGTGATCCTGTTCGGGTTCCTGATTCTGGCGCTGTCGCTGTATCAGGTACAGGTAGTGCCTCAGGAGAACAGCGATATCGAGTTCGAACACAGCCAACAGGTCGAGGGAGAGTTCCTTGATATACGGAACGCGGTCGAGAGCGCGAGCGGCACGGGCGACGGCCGGTCGACGTCGTTGAAACTCGGAACTCGGTACCCGCAGCGGACGTTCGCCTTGAACCCGCCAGCGGCGTCGGGCCGACTGTCGACGACCGAACCGAGGGCCCTGCGCATCGAGAACGTGACTGTGAACGACGGCGGCAACGTCGGTGCGTACTGGTCGAACCGGACTAACGAAACCGCAACCGGGGATACCATCACCTTCGACACACGATCGCTGCGGTACTCTCCCGGGTACAACGAGTTCCGAGACGCCCCCGACCTCGTCTACGAACACTCCCTCGTCATTGCCGAATTTGATTCCAGCGTCCTCGGTCGGAGCGGACAGATCGCGGTGGACAGCGACCGCAATCGGGTCCGGTTAACTGCCCTGGACGGGACGGTATCGGAGTCGGGCGTCCGGCGGACGAGCCTGGACCCGGAGACGCTGTCGGAAATCGAGCGTTCGGTGAGGCTGAATTCGACCGACGGTGATCCGATCGTCGTCGAACTGCCGACCGATGTGTCGATGGAGCGGGCGGACAGCCTCGAACAACAGTGGCGTGACCGCTTGGGTGACGACGCAGAAAGCGTCGTCGTCGCGGGCGGAACAGTTCGGATCGAACTGGACGGCACCGAGGGGTACCGGCTCGAGCTCGGGAAGGTCGGCCTCGGGAGCGACGCCACCGGGACGAACGAGTCGGACGGATACATCACCGAGGTCTCGGCGGCCGACGGCGTCGCCGTCGCGGAGGTCCGCGACCGGTACAACAACCCCGTCGAGGGTGCCGACGTCGAAATCTCGGTCGACGGTACCGCCGTGGAGACGGCTCGGACCGACGCCGACGGCCGCGTCAGCTACGAAGTCGGCGACGTTTCGGACGTTGAGATGGCGATCAACGACGGGTCCGACACGTGGGACTCCGTGCTGTTCGAGAACGTCGGTGCCGGCGTCCCGGGCGGGGGCGTCGAATCGCTCCTCGTCGCTCCGGAGGAGGCCGTCGCGTTCAACGGGCCCGGATCCGCCGAACGAGGTGGGTTCCAACTGGACATCGAGAACCAGCATGACACGCAGGTTCGAATCACCGACGTAACGGTTCTCCCGGAGGACCCGAGACTCAACGGGCTGTCAGATAAGGCCGACGCCACCGGACCGGGACGGGCCGAGCTGAACGTGGAGTCGGAAAACGGCGCTGTTGGCAACAAGGAAGTTCTCCTGGCTGATTCGGAGTACACGTTCGTCCCCAACAGCGGGCTCCGACTGAACCTCCAGTCCGGCCCTGAAAAGCGCGCGTACGACACGAGATTCGAGGAATACATCGACGCAGAAACGGACTTTTCCGGAGTGGAGGTCCCGCTGAACTCCGGGGAAGGTGCCACGATCACGCTGGCGGAGTTCTACGAGGTCGGGCAGACCGGCGCGACCGTCGCAGACGTCGTCGGAGAGACGTTCAGCGTGACTGTCGGGTACAAAATCGACGGCGAGCGGCGAACGAAGCAGTTCGTCACGACGGTCGAGGTGCGACCAGCGGGAAACGTTAACCTTCAGGACAGCATCGCCCCGAGCGCCGCCGATTTCGGTGTGTTCACCGATCAGTTCCAGAGCCTGACGACGGGACAGGTCGTCGTCGAGAACACGGCGACCGACCAATCGGTGTCGTTCGAGTCGACCGATGGAGAACTAACGGAGGTCGATTCGACCGACGTCGGCGGCCTCTCCGGCGGGGACGAAATCACCGCCACGCTGTACGAGAGCGACGCGCAGGAGACGGAACTGGACCAAGATGTCACCGTCGTCGGCGGTGGTGCCTCCGCGGTCAACTCGTTCGAGGTGACAGATCGGAGCGGGAATCAGGCACGGTTCGACGTCGACTGGGTAGTGACCAATGACGACGGAAATCTCGATTCGGTCGAAATCGAACTGATAAACGAGAATGGAAACACCGTCGACACGGTCTTCAACGACGCTAGCGGCGGCGGGGCTTCAGGGACCGACCAGCTCCGTCAGACCGGAAATCCGCCCGCACAGACGTACACGGTCCGGCTGACCGTGACCGACGTCTTCGGAAACGAAGTCGTCGAAACACGAGAGGTTGAGTACGCCGGCTGAGGCCGTGCTGACTTCGAGGCAGCTTCGGTGTCATCAACCTCTCGCCACGCCGTCCCGGTGAGTTGCTGACCACCGGTCAGCGGAGTCGTCCCCGAAAAATACAACGATCGTCGTAATCACTAATCGACAAAGCCATAGGCCATCCTCGTGAACGACCGTATATGACCGCAGTCGGGATCGACGGCATCGAGATCTGGACCGGGAAGCTCAAACTCGACCTGCCGGGCACGTTCGCTCCCGAGAAGGGCGACGACCCGGAGAAGTATACGAAGGGGCTCGGACTCACCAACTCCTCGTTCCCCGACGTGTACGAGGACATCGTCACGATGGGCGCGAACGCCGCGAAGGGGCTGATGGATCGGAAGGGGCTCGAACCCGAAGATGTCGGCCGGATCGACGTCGCCACTGAGTCCGCGTTCGACCATTCGAAGCCGGTGTCGACGTACATCGCCGGCTGCCTCGAACAGGTGTACGACGGCGACTTCACCCACGCGAACAAGGGCGAACGGAAGTTCGCCTGCCTCGCCGGCACGCAGGCCATCGACGACGCGTATAACTGGATCCGCGCCGGCCGGAACCGGGACCGCCCGGCAATCGTCATCACGACGGACACGGCGCTGTACGCCCGCGGTGACCCCGGCGAGGCGACGCAGGGGGCTGGAGCCGTCGCGATGCTGATCGACGAGGACCCCTCGATCGTTGAGCTGTCGACCGATCAGGGGTACGGCTCGAAAGACGAGACGGACTTCCTCAAGCCGAACCAGCAGTTCCCGAGCGTCGACGGGAAGCGGTCGGTCCAGGTGTACCTCTCCCGGATGCGCGAGGCCTTAGAGGACTACGAGTCGGTCACGGACGACATCGAACTGGAGGACTTCACGTACGCCCCGTTCCACACGCCGTTCCCCGGGATGGTCCGCAAGGCCGCGCTGTTGGCGTACCGGCACGTCATCCGCGACACCGAACACGAGGACGCCCTGGCCGACGAGATCGGCCGCCAGCCCCGAGAGGCGGACTACGAGGACCGCGAGGCCTACGAGGAGGCGATCCGCGGGTACATGGACGAGCTGAAGACCACCGAGCAGTATCAGACGTGGTACGATACGGCCGTCGAGCCGACCTTAGAGCTCTCCCGCGAGGTCGGCAACTGGTACACCAGTTCCGTCCACATCGCCCGCGTGAGCGCCCTGCGAGACGCGCTGACCCGGGACCGGGAGTTCGTCGGTGAGACGCTGCTCGTCGCCTCCTACGGCTCCGGCGCGCAGGCCGAGATCCACGCCGAGACGATCCGCGAGGGGTGGCGCGCGGAGATCGAGGGACTCGACATCGACGACCAGCTCGACGCCCGCTACGACCTCACGTGGGACGAGTACGAGGATGTCCACGACGTCCACGAGTACGACATGGACGTCGAACGCGAGATCGAGGAGTTCACTCAGCCTGACGGGGAGTTCGTCTTCACCGGCTGGGGTCGGATGAACGAGCGGAAGTACGAGTACGTCGAGTAAGCGCGGTCGTCGCCGTGCGCGTTCTCCGATCCCCGAGTCGCCCGGAGCGGCCCGTAACCCCGTGAAAACGGCTCACACGGGCCGTACGCGATACGATGGTTTTAAACGACGCTGGCGTGAATCGAGACCCAATGGTAACCATCTACGACGTGCCGGCGGACGACCTCATCGAGGCCGTCGCCGCGCGACTCGAGGACCGGATCGACGAGCCCGACTGGGTCGAGTTCACCAAGAGCGGTGCCGGCAAGGAGCTTCCGCCCGAGCAGGAAGACTTCTGGTACGTCCGCTCGGCGAGCCTGCTCCGCAAGGTCGCTCAGAACGAGCCGGTCGGCATCGAGCGGCTCGCGACCGAGTACGGCTCCAAGAAGCGCGGCTCGAACCGCTACTCGGTCCGTCCCGGCGAACACGAGGGCGGCTCGCGTAACCTCATCCGCACGGCGCTTCAGGCGCTCGAAGAAGAGGGACTCGTCACCACCGCCGCCGGCGAGGGCCGCCGTGTCTCCGACGAGGGCGAGGCGTTCCTCTCGGAGGTCGCGACCGAGGTCTTCGAGGACCTCGACCGTCCGGAACTCGAACGCTACGCGTAGAGCGGCTCTTTGATTCGTTTTCGCCGTAACCGTTCAGCCGCAGCTCTCTTCTGACGCCGCGAACCGGCGGAAATCCGCCGATCGGCCCTCTATCCTCGGTAGCCGGCAGTTTCGCCCGCGTATCCGTCGTAAATCTTATTTCGCTATATCAAAACTGATCCGCGCCGGCGAGTCCCGATCGGCGGAGCGCCACACTCGTCGCATGTCGCTCGTCGGGCCGCGTGGCTCGTCGAGGAGAGACGGGGTTACGGGTTCTGACGCTCGATAGAATCGAAAGGACGAATCGGTCGCGGGCGTTTTCGCGGCGGTTCGACCGGGTTCGGGTCTCGCTATCCGGTGTTCTTCATCCCGGCGGCGATGCCGTTGACGGTGAGCCGCAGGGTGCGCTCCTCCTCGTCGGTGCGGTGGGTGCGCCCGAGCAGGTTCGCCTGAAGCAGGTTCAGCGGGTCGACGTAGGGGTTCCGGCGGTCGAGGCTCTCTTCGAGCCACTCGCGGCGGAGCAGTTGGTCGCGACCGCTGATCTCCAAGACGAGTTCACAGCCCCGCTCGTACTCACCGACGAGCTCCGGGAAGAAGCGCTCGCGGAGGTCGTCGTCGGCCAGGTCGGCGTACTCGGCGGCGATCTCCGGCTCGGTCCGCGCGAGCGCCAGCGAGGCGTTGTCGAGCGTCGTTCGGAAGAACGGCCACTCGTCGAACATCTCGCGGAGGACCTCCATCCCCTCTTCCTCGCCGACCTCGTCGAGGTAGGCGTCGATGCCGGAGGCGATCGCGTACCAGCCGGGGAGAATGAGCCGGGTCTGGGTCCACGAGAACACCCACGGGATGGCGCGTAAGTCCTCGACGCTGCGCTCGCCCGACCGGCTCGCGGGCCGGGAGCCGAGGTTGAGGTTCTCGACGACGCTGATCGGCGTCGCCTGCTCGAAGTACGAGACGAACCCGTCCGTGTTCAACAGGTCGCGGTACGTCTCGCGCGCGGCGGGGGCCATGACCTCCATCGCCTCCACCCACCGGTCGGGCACGTCCTCGACCGGCTCCTCGTTCGCCTCCTTC belongs to Halorubrum sp. DM2 and includes:
- a CDS encoding sulfite exporter TauE/SafE family protein; protein product: MIESLFRIDVALFVLIGVLGGAHCIGMCGPLVTMYSKQMTPQPDGGTATVNDGRAGHLTTYEVRQHFLFNVGRATTYAILGAGFGALGSVVFVTADQLTPVADLLRGTVGLAVGGFIVATGVRYVIGGSGGDIRIPGVQRVTSWLAARVHRHVNSPSIVGLGAVHAFLPCPMLYPAYLFAFASGSPTTGGIALGALGVGTIPAVFLYGTVIQSIDVAHRRRVHRLLGVVFVVLGYVLFAHGLMALGVHLPHPMFPHYQPLGGM
- a CDS encoding nitrous oxide reductase accessory protein NosL, producing the protein MDLKFNQRSVSRRHAVHAIGLGATMGLAGCLGSSAESTPEPVDLSGQKTDYQGGMVIGDHGGPNGQIFYADTQPEPKQGPAEDAEETAYLAWFHTLAHGLFPYHFDMVDDGAEATAIYVTDYSRVNWEIPEGTERKKMPAPTAPETFADATDLTYAVETDVMGGMGPDLLPFSDSDEAETFANNHGGRTLGYDDIDRSLVEGIQMTGMK
- a CDS encoding transposase, yielding MRSLCEAYKFGIAIRNELGGSDLVTAFESLDHSIDAIEDEYPAWHPAPLSFRAMVFSSVFMEITGDSYAEFTRRLTRQPEVASILGFSRVPDESAFSRAWRNRFNDTTHEYVHATANFVVKEVHDRNILAPEVRPKAEIVDDTEESADSVEDESFSQEKIGQMTRLARDHAFGHFDSGRASNASYEDTQFFELQTFMGMVRCGTAQGATRFQYRRGKEYGPHGDTHLRAVKQFDPEELVNSFNETIDRLLSVIASEASFRRPVTAAIDITTIPYYGEVEGMPMVSGTKDKDGRAFKFATLSIIGQNIPLVLAVEPVRESSEWDGNPSNQIHRTVRQLVRRAKEHVPIETVLCDREFDSTQVFQTLSNLDVNYLIPKRVSSSERDVLEQMEEDDQEVAVESASVHVESGSHPMRLLYVPSTSGEGTAVFATNLQVGPDEAEAFCKRYSRRWQIESEYKSIKGDFLAKTSSKDYRVRLFYFVFAVLLYNIWRLTDFLLKADVDGEMDYAPVLTAGECVELVASALIPHD
- a CDS encoding Ig-like domain-containing protein, translating into MRFSRDRRGQSVVVGTVILFGFLILALSLYQVQVVPQENSDIEFEHSQQVEGEFLDIRNAVESASGTGDGRSTSLKLGTRYPQRTFALNPPAASGRLSTTEPRALRIENVTVNDGGNVGAYWSNRTNETATGDTITFDTRSLRYSPGYNEFRDAPDLVYEHSLVIAEFDSSVLGRSGQIAVDSDRNRVRLTALDGTVSESGVRRTSLDPETLSEIERSVRLNSTDGDPIVVELPTDVSMERADSLEQQWRDRLGDDAESVVVAGGTVRIELDGTEGYRLELGKVGLGSDATGTNESDGYITEVSAADGVAVAEVRDRYNNPVEGADVEISVDGTAVETARTDADGRVSYEVGDVSDVEMAINDGSDTWDSVLFENVGAGVPGGGVESLLVAPEEAVAFNGPGSAERGGFQLDIENQHDTQVRITDVTVLPEDPRLNGLSDKADATGPGRAELNVESENGAVGNKEVLLADSEYTFVPNSGLRLNLQSGPEKRAYDTRFEEYIDAETDFSGVEVPLNSGEGATITLAEFYEVGQTGATVADVVGETFSVTVGYKIDGERRTKQFVTTVEVRPAGNVNLQDSIAPSAADFGVFTDQFQSLTTGQVVVENTATDQSVSFESTDGELTEVDSTDVGGLSGGDEITATLYESDAQETELDQDVTVVGGGASAVNSFEVTDRSGNQARFDVDWVVTNDDGNLDSVEIELINENGNTVDTVFNDASGGGASGTDQLRQTGNPPAQTYTVRLTVTDVFGNEVVETREVEYAG
- the hmgB gene encoding hydroxymethylglutaryl-CoA synthase, with amino-acid sequence MTAVGIDGIEIWTGKLKLDLPGTFAPEKGDDPEKYTKGLGLTNSSFPDVYEDIVTMGANAAKGLMDRKGLEPEDVGRIDVATESAFDHSKPVSTYIAGCLEQVYDGDFTHANKGERKFACLAGTQAIDDAYNWIRAGRNRDRPAIVITTDTALYARGDPGEATQGAGAVAMLIDEDPSIVELSTDQGYGSKDETDFLKPNQQFPSVDGKRSVQVYLSRMREALEDYESVTDDIELEDFTYAPFHTPFPGMVRKAALLAYRHVIRDTEHEDALADEIGRQPREADYEDREAYEEAIRGYMDELKTTEQYQTWYDTAVEPTLELSREVGNWYTSSVHIARVSALRDALTRDREFVGETLLVASYGSGAQAEIHAETIREGWRAEIEGLDIDDQLDARYDLTWDEYEDVHDVHEYDMDVEREIEEFTQPDGEFVFTGWGRMNERKYEYVE
- a CDS encoding 30S ribosomal protein S19e, whose amino-acid sequence is MVTIYDVPADDLIEAVAARLEDRIDEPDWVEFTKSGAGKELPPEQEDFWYVRSASLLRKVAQNEPVGIERLATEYGSKKRGSNRYSVRPGEHEGGSRNLIRTALQALEEEGLVTTAAGEGRRVSDEGEAFLSEVATEVFEDLDRPELERYA